One genomic region from Coleofasciculus sp. FACHB-1120 encodes:
- a CDS encoding glycosyltransferase family 39 protein has translation MAYQPDINETSVKQVAGKSQGKDRLKHWALPPKGLRFLIIILLILGVFFRFSNLDKKVYWRDETITSLQISGYTKKEVIREAFTGNVIGIEDLQKYLRVNPEKSLGDSIQALIKEDPQHPPLYVMLGRFWIQLFGNSIAVTRSLSAVMSLLVLPCIYWLCLELFDSSLVGWIAVALIAVSPFHVLYAQEAREYSMWMVTILLSSAALLRAMRLKTKSSWGIYAATLILGFYTYLLSILIAIGHGIYVIAVERFRLNKTTIAYLVSSLVASISFIPWLVQIHEVDAASWTAKEMPFLSLVRTWIGGLRSVFLDLHFNIAEFESYLGRPLSIALLSLAVYSLYFVCRQTQIRVWLFIFTLIGVTGLTLILSDLIFGGQRSAIPRYLTPCYLGIQLAVAYLLATKIFSGSQQQLWKGITTGLFLAGVVSCASMPITEISWHKATNSPQLAPIINKANKPLLISTNRSYNLDEILSYSYLLEPKVKLQLVTEPNLPKIADGFSDVFLLEPSKEWRSKLEKEQNYKINLLEEGQYSLWKLEK, from the coding sequence ATGGCTTATCAACCAGATATCAACGAAACAAGCGTTAAGCAGGTTGCAGGAAAATCTCAGGGAAAAGATAGATTGAAGCATTGGGCGCTCCCACCGAAAGGATTAAGGTTTTTAATTATTATCCTCTTAATTTTAGGCGTATTCTTTCGCTTCTCTAATCTTGATAAAAAAGTTTACTGGCGAGATGAAACCATCACTTCACTACAAATTTCTGGTTACACCAAGAAAGAAGTAATTCGGGAAGCCTTCACTGGTAATGTAATTGGTATTGAAGATTTACAAAAGTATCTACGGGTTAATCCTGAAAAAAGTTTAGGAGATAGCATTCAAGCCTTGATAAAAGAAGACCCCCAACATCCGCCACTGTATGTAATGTTGGGAAGATTTTGGATACAGTTATTTGGTAATTCAATAGCAGTAACGCGGAGTTTATCTGCGGTAATGAGTTTGTTGGTGTTGCCTTGTATTTATTGGCTATGCCTAGAATTATTTGATTCGTCGCTGGTAGGATGGATTGCTGTAGCGCTGATAGCAGTTTCACCATTTCACGTACTGTATGCACAGGAAGCGCGAGAATACAGTATGTGGATGGTGACAATTTTATTGTCCAGTGCGGCACTGCTGCGAGCAATGCGGTTAAAAACAAAATCTAGTTGGGGGATTTATGCAGCAACTTTGATATTAGGATTCTATACGTATTTGCTTTCTATCTTAATTGCGATTGGACATGGGATATATGTAATTGCGGTTGAACGTTTTCGCTTGAATAAAACTACTATCGCATATCTAGTTTCATCTCTTGTAGCTTCGATAAGTTTTATCCCTTGGCTAGTTCAAATCCACGAAGTTGATGCCGCCAGTTGGACAGCTAAAGAAATGCCTTTTCTATCTTTAGTTAGAACGTGGATTGGTGGTCTCAGAAGCGTGTTTTTGGATTTGCATTTTAATATTGCTGAATTTGAAAGTTATTTGGGAAGACCACTTAGTATTGCTTTATTAAGTTTAGCAGTATATTCTTTATATTTTGTATGTCGCCAAACTCAAATCCGAGTTTGGTTATTTATTTTCACGCTGATAGGCGTTACAGGTTTAACTTTAATTTTATCAGATTTAATTTTTGGGGGACAGCGTTCGGCTATTCCTCGATATCTAACCCCTTGCTATTTAGGCATTCAACTAGCTGTTGCTTATCTGCTTGCTACCAAGATTTTTTCTGGTTCGCAGCAACAGTTATGGAAGGGGATAACAACTGGGTTATTTTTAGCTGGAGTTGTGTCGTGTGCATCTATGCCAATAACTGAAATTTCTTGGCATAAGGCAACTAACAGTCCTCAGCTAGCCCCGATAATTAACAAAGCTAATAAACCGCTTTTGATTAGCACCAATCGTTCCTATAATCTAGATGAAATACTCTCGTATAGCTATCTACTTGAACCAAAAGTAAAACTTCAATTAGTAACTGAACCCAATCTACCTAAGATTGCCGATGGTTTTAGCGATGTGTTCCTCCTTGAGCCTTCTAAAGAATGGCGAAGCAAACTTGAAAAAGAGCAAAATTATAAAATAAATCTGCTAGAAGAAGGTCAATATTCGCTTTGGAAGCTTGAAAAATAG
- a CDS encoding glycosyltransferase family 39 protein: MNNQLKLTWALPPTWLRFLIIFLLALGVFFRFVNLGKKVYWYDETLTSITISGFTKDELYQQIFTGKEVGVKDLLKYQYPNSEKGLMDTVSSLSLDSPEHPPLYFVMARFWVQLFGNSVAATRSVAAVISLLAFPCIYWLCLELFESPLAGWIAIALIAVSPFHVVYAQEAREYSLWMVTILLSSAALLQAIRLKTKIGWVIYAGTVVISLYTYFFSILVLIAHGLYVAITASWRLNKIILSYLFAVSAGGIIFIPWFLFIVTHRSTMSWASVKISVLVLVKIWLLNLTRVFLDVEFSFSNPLTYLIPLVLILVGYSLYFLYRHSPKQAFVFISTLMGVTALALLLPDIIKGGRWSTVARYQTPFYVGIQLAVAYLFATKIKFYVNNQQGKTWRVAIVLLFSCGVLSCATSSQAEGWWNKFHNSANAQIARIINQADSPLVISDSIHGDILSLSHLLDNKVRFKLVIEPEIPKITDGYSDIFLFSPSKTLLLGLKINHNDIMKPVYKKELWEVVKN, encoded by the coding sequence ATGAACAACCAACTAAAGTTGACTTGGGCGCTTCCTCCGACTTGGTTACGGTTCTTAATCATTTTTCTGTTAGCGCTGGGTGTATTTTTTCGTTTTGTCAATCTTGGTAAAAAAGTTTATTGGTACGATGAGACTCTTACTTCAATAACCATTTCTGGCTTTACAAAAGATGAGTTATACCAGCAGATTTTCACAGGAAAGGAAGTAGGAGTCAAAGACTTATTGAAGTATCAGTATCCCAATTCTGAGAAAGGCTTAATGGATACTGTTAGCTCTTTATCGTTAGATTCCCCAGAACATCCACCACTTTATTTTGTAATGGCGAGATTTTGGGTGCAGCTTTTTGGCAATTCAGTAGCAGCAACAAGAAGTGTAGCGGCTGTCATTAGCTTGCTAGCGTTCCCTTGCATTTATTGGCTATGTCTAGAATTATTTGAGTCACCTTTAGCAGGGTGGATTGCGATCGCACTGATAGCTGTCTCACCCTTTCATGTTGTGTACGCACAGGAAGCACGAGAGTATAGCTTGTGGATGGTGACAATCCTATTATCAAGCGCGGCTCTGCTTCAAGCTATACGGCTAAAAACAAAGATTGGTTGGGTAATCTATGCAGGAACGGTAGTAATTAGTCTCTACACCTATTTCTTTTCTATATTAGTTTTAATTGCACATGGACTCTATGTAGCAATAACTGCAAGCTGGCGATTGAATAAAATAATTCTTTCCTATTTGTTCGCAGTAAGTGCAGGAGGAATAATCTTTATACCTTGGTTTTTATTTATTGTCACTCATCGCAGCACAATGAGTTGGGCATCTGTAAAAATTTCTGTATTGGTTTTGGTTAAAATTTGGCTGCTTAACCTGACTCGTGTTTTTCTGGATGTTGAATTCAGCTTCAGTAATCCACTTACATATTTAATTCCTCTTGTTTTAATTTTGGTAGGCTATTCCCTTTATTTTCTTTATCGCCACTCCCCAAAGCAAGCTTTTGTTTTTATATCCACTTTAATGGGAGTAACAGCGCTAGCCTTATTACTACCAGATATAATAAAGGGAGGGCGTTGGTCAACCGTTGCTCGATATCAAACGCCATTTTATGTAGGAATTCAGCTAGCTGTTGCTTACCTATTTGCTACTAAGATAAAATTTTATGTTAATAATCAGCAAGGAAAAACATGGAGGGTTGCCATAGTTCTATTGTTTTCCTGTGGAGTTTTATCCTGTGCAACCAGTTCTCAAGCAGAAGGTTGGTGGAACAAGTTTCATAACTCGGCAAATGCTCAAATAGCTCGGATAATTAACCAAGCTGATTCTCCACTTGTGATTAGTGATTCGATTCATGGTGATATTCTTTCGCTCAGTCATCTATTGGATAATAAAGTGCGTTTTAAGCTAGTAATTGAACCGGAGATACCCAAAATCACAGATGGCTATAGCGATATATTTTTATTCAGTCCTTCAAAGACATTGCTGTTAGGGCTAAAGATAAACCATAACGACATAATGAAACCTGTTTACAAGAAAGAACTTTGGGAGGTAGTGAAGAATTAA
- the pruA gene encoding L-glutamate gamma-semialdehyde dehydrogenase, with translation MVVQISDSTYEVKTQEIAKQLLAATRENRSFFAQMRDQMRWDDKLLAWAMGNPGLRVQLFRFIDCLPALHSKPEVARHLQEYLADESVELPTSLKGMLNFASPDSMPGQVAATTVNTAVETLAHKYIAGESIKQVIKTVERLRKEKMAFTIDLLGEAVITEAEAQSYLDRYLELMQQLTDAAKTWTRIPAIDQADGEDIPQVQVSVKLTAFYSQFDPLDAKGSEERVSDRIRLLLRRAQALGAAVHFDMEQYAYKDLTLSILKQLLMEEEFRSRTDLGITLQAYLRDSEQDLRGLIDWAKQRGYPLTVRLVKGAYWDQETIKAMQKDWPVPVYSDKTATDANFEKMTQLLLENHEYLYAAIGSHNVRSQARAMAIAESLKIPRRRFEMQVLYGMGDKLAKALVDKGYRVRVYCPYGDLLPGMAYLIRRLLENTANSSFLRQNLEERPIEELLAPPVVESSDSFKTQNSKLPTLNLPFHNAADTDYSQVEERKRSQQALQTMREQLGKTYLPLINGEYVNTSDLVDSVNPSNPSEVVGKIGLISVEQAEQAIQAAKAAFANWRRTPVPERAGVLRKAADLMEKRRAELSACMVLEVGKPVRECDGEVSEAIDFCRYYADEMERLDAGHHYDIAGETNRYNYQPRGISLIISPWNFPLAIPTGMTVASLVAGNCTLLKPAEVSSVITAKLSEILVEAGIPRGVFQYVPGKGSTVGAYMVKHPDVHMITFTGSQEVGCRIYADAAILQPGQKHLKRVIAEMGGKNAIIVDESADLDQAVQGVVQSAFGYSGQKCSACSRVIVLEPIYDAFVERLVEATRSLNVGPAEAPSTQVGPVIDANARDRILEYIEKGRQEAKVALEMPAPNNGYFIGPTIFSEVSPEATIAQEEIFGPVLAVMRVKNFKEAIAVGNNTNFALTGGLYSRTPSHIQQAESEFEVGNLYINRGITGAIVARQPFGGFKLSGVGSKAGGPDYLLQFLEPRVITENIQRQGFAPIEGVD, from the coding sequence GTGGTTGTACAAATATCTGATAGCACCTACGAAGTCAAGACCCAAGAAATTGCCAAACAGCTGTTGGCAGCAACGAGAGAAAATCGCTCCTTTTTTGCCCAAATGCGCGACCAAATGCGCTGGGATGATAAATTACTTGCCTGGGCAATGGGCAACCCTGGTTTGCGGGTGCAGCTGTTTCGCTTCATTGACTGTCTGCCTGCGCTGCACAGTAAACCGGAAGTTGCTCGTCACTTGCAAGAATACTTGGCGGATGAGTCGGTTGAACTCCCGACGAGCCTGAAAGGGATGCTCAACTTTGCGTCTCCAGACTCAATGCCCGGTCAAGTAGCAGCGACAACTGTGAATACAGCAGTTGAAACTTTAGCCCATAAATATATCGCTGGGGAAAGCATTAAACAGGTTATTAAGACGGTTGAGCGATTGCGTAAGGAGAAAATGGCTTTTACCATCGACCTGTTGGGGGAGGCGGTGATTACGGAAGCTGAGGCGCAGTCGTATTTAGATAGATATTTGGAATTGATGCAGCAGCTGACGGACGCTGCGAAGACGTGGACGCGGATTCCTGCAATAGACCAAGCCGATGGAGAAGATATCCCGCAGGTTCAGGTATCTGTCAAGTTAACCGCGTTTTATTCCCAGTTCGATCCGTTGGATGCGAAGGGAAGCGAGGAGCGAGTGAGCGATCGCATCCGGCTTCTATTACGTCGCGCCCAAGCGTTGGGGGCTGCCGTTCACTTTGATATGGAACAGTATGCCTATAAAGATTTGACGCTCTCCATCCTGAAACAGTTGTTGATGGAAGAGGAGTTCCGGAGTCGCACGGATCTCGGAATAACGCTGCAAGCTTATCTGCGCGACAGCGAACAAGATTTGCGCGGCTTGATTGACTGGGCGAAACAGCGTGGCTATCCCCTAACAGTGCGCTTGGTAAAAGGGGCGTACTGGGATCAAGAAACCATCAAGGCGATGCAAAAAGATTGGCCCGTGCCAGTTTACAGCGATAAAACCGCAACTGATGCCAATTTTGAGAAGATGACCCAGTTGTTGCTGGAAAATCATGAGTATTTATACGCGGCAATTGGCAGCCATAACGTGCGATCGCAAGCACGGGCGATGGCGATCGCGGAAAGTTTGAAAATTCCCCGCCGTCGCTTTGAGATGCAAGTTTTGTACGGCATGGGAGATAAGCTGGCAAAAGCTCTCGTCGATAAAGGTTATCGAGTGCGGGTGTATTGTCCTTATGGGGATTTGCTACCGGGAATGGCTTATTTGATTCGCCGGTTGCTGGAAAATACTGCCAATAGTTCATTCTTGAGGCAAAATCTGGAAGAGCGCCCGATTGAGGAATTGTTAGCGCCCCCCGTTGTAGAAAGTTCGGATTCATTCAAAACTCAAAACTCAAAACTCCCAACTCTAAACTTGCCTTTTCACAATGCGGCGGATACGGATTATTCTCAAGTCGAGGAAAGGAAGCGATCGCAACAAGCTTTGCAAACGATGCGCGAACAGTTGGGTAAAACCTATTTACCTCTGATTAACGGTGAATATGTAAATACATCGGATCTCGTCGATTCAGTGAACCCTTCCAACCCCAGTGAGGTGGTTGGCAAAATCGGGTTGATTAGCGTAGAACAGGCAGAACAAGCGATCCAAGCCGCAAAAGCAGCATTTGCCAATTGGCGGCGGACTCCGGTGCCAGAAAGGGCTGGAGTGTTGCGGAAAGCCGCAGATTTGATGGAAAAACGCCGCGCTGAATTATCCGCGTGCATGGTATTAGAAGTTGGGAAGCCAGTGCGGGAATGCGATGGTGAAGTTTCCGAAGCGATAGACTTCTGCCGTTACTATGCCGACGAAATGGAACGGTTGGATGCTGGGCACCATTATGACATCGCCGGGGAAACCAACCGCTATAACTACCAACCAAGAGGAATTTCTCTGATTATTTCCCCTTGGAATTTCCCCTTGGCGATTCCCACCGGAATGACAGTGGCGTCACTGGTGGCTGGAAATTGTACGCTTCTCAAACCCGCTGAAGTTTCATCGGTGATTACTGCGAAACTCAGTGAAATTTTGGTAGAAGCAGGCATCCCTCGTGGGGTATTCCAATACGTACCCGGAAAAGGTTCAACGGTGGGTGCTTATATGGTGAAGCATCCCGATGTCCACATGATTACTTTCACAGGTTCTCAGGAAGTCGGCTGTCGAATTTACGCTGATGCGGCGATTTTACAACCAGGACAAAAACACCTGAAGCGGGTGATTGCCGAAATGGGTGGCAAGAATGCGATTATCGTCGATGAAAGTGCCGATCTCGACCAAGCTGTGCAAGGTGTGGTGCAGTCCGCTTTTGGTTACAGCGGACAGAAGTGTTCGGCGTGTTCGCGGGTCATTGTTCTAGAACCCATCTATGATGCTTTTGTGGAGCGTTTGGTGGAAGCGACGCGATCGCTTAATGTTGGCCCTGCGGAGGCACCTAGCACCCAAGTTGGTCCTGTGATTGATGCAAACGCACGCGATCGCATTTTGGAATATATCGAGAAAGGGCGTCAGGAAGCAAAAGTGGCGCTGGAAATGCCCGCACCCAATAATGGCTATTTTATTGGCCCGACGATTTTCTCAGAAGTCTCGCCAGAGGCGACGATTGCCCAAGAAGAAATTTTTGGTCCTGTCTTGGCAGTCATGCGGGTGAAGAATTTCAAGGAAGCGATCGCGGTTGGTAATAACACCAACTTCGCGCTTACCGGCGGTCTATATTCGCGTACACCTTCCCACATTCAACAAGCTGAAAGCGAATTTGAAGTCGGCAACCTCTACATCAATCGTGGCATCACTGGCGCAATTGTAGCAAGACAACCCTTCGGCGGTTTCAAACTCTCCGGGGTCGGTTCTAAAGCAGGTGGTCCAGATTACTTGCTACAATTCCTCGAACCCCGCGTAATCACTGAAAATATCCAACGCCAAGGCTTCGCGCCAATTGAAGGAGTTGATTAG
- a CDS encoding serpin family protein produces MRQFIAGFSAALVGLAIASVGSAMAREPGMSFRNHTSFSEKAHRIPLPKPIFTSQTASSSSKQPTEEISALLDTVVEGNSSFALDLYNRLQKQEGNLFFSPYSISTALAMTYAGAGGQTATEMAKVLHFTLEQERLHPTFAALTAELNASEQRGYQIAVANRLWGQKGYGFRDPFLKTTQNDYGGGLQEVDFAGATEQARRTINNWVAKKTEDKIQDLIAPGMISPKTKLVLTNAIYFKGAWFSPFDREKTKNEPFYVTPTQQISVPMMFKTDQYGWADVGSLQVLELPYGQGEELSEELSMVILLPKQVDGLAKLEQQLTPKNLERWLSSLKQEQMVSVWLPKFNLTSEFDLSKVLANMGMPNAFSLEADFSAMTGKKGLFISKVIHKAFVEVNEEGTEAGASTAVGMTRGTNKKFRADRPFVFLIRDKRSGSILFLGRVLNPLQSTAAVGK; encoded by the coding sequence ATGAGACAATTCATCGCGGGTTTTTCCGCCGCTTTAGTAGGTTTGGCGATCGCTTCGGTTGGTTCCGCTATGGCTCGTGAACCTGGGATGTCTTTCAGGAATCACACCTCGTTTTCAGAGAAAGCACATAGGATTCCGCTTCCAAAGCCGATTTTCACCAGCCAAACCGCGTCCTCCAGTTCAAAACAACCAACAGAGGAAATTTCCGCGCTCTTAGATACCGTGGTGGAGGGCAACAGCTCCTTCGCCCTCGATCTCTATAACCGTTTGCAGAAACAAGAAGGGAACCTATTTTTCTCTCCTTATAGCATTTCAACGGCACTCGCCATGACCTACGCTGGAGCGGGCGGACAAACGGCGACCGAGATGGCGAAAGTTCTCCACTTCACCTTAGAGCAAGAACGCCTGCATCCGACTTTTGCTGCCCTCACGGCTGAGCTAAACGCCAGCGAACAGCGGGGATATCAAATTGCTGTTGCGAATCGGCTATGGGGTCAAAAGGGCTATGGCTTTCGCGATCCCTTCTTGAAAACCACTCAGAACGATTACGGCGGGGGACTCCAGGAGGTAGACTTTGCCGGAGCGACTGAACAGGCTCGTCGCACAATCAACAACTGGGTCGCCAAAAAAACTGAAGACAAGATTCAAGACCTGATTGCACCAGGGATGATCTCTCCCAAGACAAAGCTGGTGCTGACAAATGCCATTTACTTTAAAGGTGCCTGGTTCAGCCCGTTCGATCGGGAAAAAACCAAAAATGAGCCGTTTTATGTCACTCCGACGCAGCAGATTAGCGTACCGATGATGTTCAAGACGGATCAATACGGCTGGGCAGATGTCGGCAGCTTGCAAGTGCTAGAGCTGCCCTACGGTCAAGGGGAGGAGCTATCCGAGGAATTATCGATGGTGATTCTCTTGCCCAAGCAAGTGGATGGGCTGGCGAAGCTGGAGCAGCAGCTGACGCCGAAAAACTTGGAACGGTGGCTATCGTCCCTCAAGCAAGAGCAGATGGTTTCAGTTTGGTTGCCGAAGTTCAACCTCACTTCAGAGTTTGACCTCAGCAAGGTGCTGGCAAATATGGGGATGCCCAATGCGTTCAGTCTTGAAGCTGACTTCTCGGCGATGACCGGCAAGAAAGGGTTGTTCATCTCCAAGGTGATCCACAAAGCCTTTGTAGAGGTGAATGAGGAGGGTACTGAGGCAGGGGCGTCTACAGCGGTGGGGATGACTAGGGGCACCAATAAAAAGTTTCGAGCCGATCGCCCATTTGTGTTCCTAATTCGGGACAAGCGGTCGGGTAGCATTTTGTTTCTTGGTCGTGTGTTGAATCCGCTACAGTCAACAGCGGCAGTTGGGAAGTAA
- a CDS encoding NAD(P)(+) transhydrogenase (Re/Si-specific) subunit beta: protein MTEYLPSGIQLTYLVAACLFILGLKKLGSPATARTGNQWAAVGMLLAIVATLLDRQVLNYEMILLGLLIGSVLGAIAAYKVEMTAMPQMVGLLNGLGGLASALVALGEFWRLLDAHQAIPIDANLSIISSVFIGGVTFTGSMVAFAKLQGLISGSPITFPLQQPINALLLGSFVVASAYLLVVPDNLPVFLGMVGISFLLGVLFVIPIGGGDMPVVISLLNSLSGVAAAAAGFVVMNNMLIIAGALVGASGLILTEIMCKAMNRSLASVLFGAFGKAGASGGAGSADGGDKNVHSIDPEEGAMMLGYARSVVIVPGYGMAVAQAQHAVRELADGLEKLGVEVKYAIHPVAGRMPGHMNVLLAEANVPYPQLYDMDDINPQLEQTDVALVIGANDVVNPAARHDSASPIYGMPILEVDKAKHTIVIKRGMSAGFAGVDNELFYKDKTMMLFGSARDVVAKLVAEVKQL from the coding sequence ATGACGGAATATCTGCCGAGTGGAATACAGCTGACTTATTTAGTAGCAGCGTGTTTATTTATTCTGGGATTGAAGAAGCTGGGTTCACCAGCGACAGCTCGCACAGGCAATCAGTGGGCAGCGGTCGGGATGCTACTGGCTATCGTAGCAACACTGCTAGATAGGCAGGTGTTGAACTACGAAATGATTTTGTTGGGTTTGCTGATTGGTTCAGTGTTGGGTGCGATCGCAGCCTATAAAGTAGAAATGACTGCCATGCCTCAAATGGTGGGTCTACTAAACGGTTTGGGAGGCTTAGCTTCTGCCCTCGTCGCTCTAGGAGAATTTTGGCGGCTTTTGGACGCGCACCAAGCAATTCCCATTGACGCCAACCTCTCGATTATCAGTAGCGTCTTTATCGGCGGCGTCACCTTCACTGGCAGTATGGTTGCTTTTGCCAAATTGCAGGGACTTATTAGTGGTTCCCCGATCACGTTTCCCTTGCAGCAACCCATCAATGCCCTCCTCTTGGGAAGTTTTGTCGTCGCGAGTGCCTATCTGCTCGTCGTACCAGATAACTTACCTGTATTCCTAGGAATGGTAGGGATTTCCTTCCTTCTGGGCGTGCTGTTTGTGATTCCGATTGGCGGCGGGGATATGCCCGTCGTGATTTCGCTGCTGAACTCGCTTTCTGGGGTCGCTGCAGCGGCGGCTGGCTTCGTGGTGATGAACAATATGTTGATTATTGCCGGTGCCTTGGTAGGCGCTTCAGGCTTAATCCTGACCGAAATCATGTGTAAGGCGATGAACCGTTCCCTTGCCAGCGTGCTGTTCGGTGCCTTCGGGAAAGCTGGGGCATCTGGTGGTGCTGGTAGTGCAGATGGAGGCGATAAAAATGTCCACAGCATCGATCCAGAAGAAGGTGCGATGATGTTGGGCTATGCACGTTCCGTCGTGATTGTTCCCGGCTATGGTATGGCGGTGGCGCAAGCACAACACGCTGTCCGCGAATTGGCTGACGGACTAGAAAAACTGGGCGTTGAAGTGAAATACGCCATTCACCCAGTCGCGGGACGGATGCCAGGACACATGAACGTATTGCTAGCGGAGGCGAATGTGCCTTATCCGCAGCTATACGATATGGATGATATCAATCCGCAGTTAGAGCAGACGGATGTGGCGCTGGTGATTGGGGCGAATGATGTGGTGAATCCAGCGGCTCGTCACGATTCTGCTAGCCCAATTTACGGGATGCCGATTCTGGAAGTCGATAAGGCAAAACACACGATTGTGATTAAACGGGGGATGAGTGCGGGTTTTGCCGGTGTGGATAACGAGCTTTTCTACAAAGACAAAACGATGATGCTATTTGGTAGTGCGCGGGATGTCGTGGCGAAGCTGGTTGCTGAAGTGAAGCAGCTATAA
- a CDS encoding NAD(P) transhydrogenase subunit alpha, with the protein MTETLIGALFVFVLASFIGFEVINKVPPTLHTPLMSGANAISGIAVIGALIVCGPRESNLSVILGLIAVVLATINVVGGFLVTDRMLQMFKKKVSG; encoded by the coding sequence ATGACAGAAACCTTAATTGGTGCTTTGTTTGTATTTGTTCTAGCGTCTTTTATCGGATTTGAAGTAATTAACAAAGTGCCGCCGACACTCCATACTCCCCTCATGTCCGGGGCAAATGCAATTTCCGGAATTGCCGTAATTGGAGCGCTGATTGTCTGTGGACCGCGCGAGTCAAATCTCAGCGTCATTTTGGGCTTGATTGCCGTGGTGCTGGCAACCATCAACGTAGTAGGTGGTTTCTTGGTGACGGATCGGATGTTGCAAATGTTTAAGAAAAAGGTAAGCGGGTAA
- a CDS encoding Re/Si-specific NAD(P)(+) transhydrogenase subunit alpha, translating to MRIAVAKEVEVGERRVALVPDTVGKLVKQGLEVWVEAGAGEQAFLFDDAYRAAGATIVSDTGALWREADVLLKVNPPKDHEIHQLKEGGVLIGFLNPLGNPHLIQRLAERRVTAFSMELIPRTSRAQSMDALSSQAGLAGYKAVLIAAAAVPKFFPMLTTAAGTIAPAKVFIMGAGVAGLQAIATARRLGAIVEAFDIRPAVKEEVQSLGAKFIEVQLNEETVAAGGYAKEVSEASKQRTQEVLTEHVKQADVVITTAQVPGRKAPILVTEEMVAQMKPGSVIVDLAAEQGGNCACTEPGKDVQRNGVTIIGPMNLPASMPVHASQMYAKNVLTLVQYLIKEKALHLNFEDDIISSTCVTNNGEILNQRVQDTLAQVTINA from the coding sequence ATGAGAATTGCGGTTGCAAAGGAAGTTGAAGTTGGTGAACGGCGTGTGGCGCTGGTGCCTGACACTGTAGGCAAGCTTGTAAAACAGGGTCTAGAAGTGTGGGTAGAGGCGGGTGCTGGTGAGCAAGCATTTTTGTTTGATGACGCCTATAGAGCAGCCGGTGCAACGATTGTCTCGGATACAGGTGCTTTGTGGCGCGAAGCGGATGTTCTATTAAAAGTCAATCCGCCCAAAGACCATGAAATTCATCAGCTAAAGGAAGGCGGCGTGTTGATTGGGTTTCTAAATCCTCTGGGAAATCCACACCTCATCCAGCGTTTAGCTGAGCGCAGAGTCACCGCCTTCAGTATGGAGTTGATCCCCCGCACCAGTCGAGCGCAGAGCATGGATGCTTTGTCTTCTCAAGCGGGACTGGCTGGATACAAGGCGGTACTGATTGCAGCGGCGGCTGTGCCAAAGTTCTTCCCGATGCTGACGACAGCAGCCGGGACAATTGCACCAGCGAAAGTATTTATTATGGGTGCCGGGGTAGCGGGACTGCAAGCGATCGCTACTGCTAGACGCCTAGGTGCCATCGTAGAAGCCTTTGATATTCGTCCTGCCGTGAAGGAAGAGGTGCAAAGCCTAGGGGCGAAATTTATCGAAGTGCAGCTGAATGAAGAAACTGTAGCGGCGGGTGGCTACGCCAAAGAAGTTTCTGAAGCCTCTAAGCAACGCACCCAAGAAGTCCTCACCGAGCACGTCAAGCAAGCCGATGTCGTCATTACCACGGCTCAGGTTCCGGGCAGGAAAGCGCCCATCCTAGTGACTGAGGAAATGGTAGCCCAGATGAAACCAGGTTCGGTCATTGTCGATTTGGCAGCTGAGCAAGGCGGAAACTGCGCCTGCACGGAACCAGGCAAGGATGTACAGCGGAACGGAGTCACGATTATTGGCCCGATGAATTTACCTGCGTCTATGCCGGTTCACGCCAGTCAAATGTATGCCAAGAATGTTTTGACTTTGGTGCAATACCTGATTAAAGAAAAGGCGTTGCACCTGAATTTTGAGGATGACATTATTAGCAGTACCTGCGTCACTAATAACGGTGAGATTCTCAATCAACGAGTCCAGGATACTTTGGCTCAGGTAACGATTAACGCCTAG
- a CDS encoding DUF2808 domain-containing protein — translation MLSTKSSKRRLISALAATGCLLTGFASLTQAQSLPGLTIFSGVERQNQLSYRLDFGGQADNWDRYRLKIPGKKMELGAAQFVVTYPDYYKGKFDTKNVEVRVKGKKVPIKEVVWDKENYKLLIYMQEPVAAGNSVDLILSNVKNPPFGGTYYFTGAILTPGDVPLPRYLGTWILSIN, via the coding sequence ATGTTGTCAACAAAATCCTCTAAGCGACGCCTAATTTCTGCCCTAGCAGCGACGGGTTGCTTGCTAACGGGCTTTGCCAGTCTCACCCAAGCACAGAGTCTACCTGGTTTAACCATTTTTAGCGGTGTTGAACGACAAAATCAGCTGAGCTATCGGTTAGATTTTGGTGGTCAAGCGGATAACTGGGATCGCTACCGGCTCAAGATTCCTGGCAAAAAGATGGAATTAGGGGCAGCTCAGTTTGTCGTCACTTATCCGGATTACTATAAGGGCAAGTTTGACACGAAAAACGTTGAAGTTCGTGTCAAAGGGAAAAAGGTGCCCATCAAAGAGGTTGTCTGGGACAAAGAAAATTACAAGCTTCTGATTTATATGCAGGAGCCGGTAGCTGCCGGTAACAGCGTAGACTTAATCTTGTCTAACGTGAAAAACCCGCCTTTTGGTGGAACTTATTATTTCACGGGTGCGATTCTCACTCCTGGCGATGTACCGTTGCCCCGTTATCTCGGTACCTGGATTCTGAGTATTAATTAA